In a genomic window of Prochlorococcus marinus subsp. marinus str. CCMP1375:
- the ribD gene encoding bifunctional diaminohydroxyphosphoribosylaminopyrimidine deaminase/5-amino-6-(5-phosphoribosylamino)uracil reductase RibD, which produces MATNLNSHIWEPWMFRAINLASLAEGQTSPNPLVGAVILDEKNRLVGEGFHLRSGEPHAEIGAIEQAGSLAKGGTLLVNLEPCCHRGKTPPCTDAILRSGIKRVVVAIQDPDQRVSGKGIAFLKESGIEVVTGILEKEAAFLNRAFIFRNRTGRPWGTLKWAMSFDGRIGLSNGKSKWISGEKSRKRVHSLRAKNDAVIVGGGTVRSDNPLLTTRGIADIEPLRVVCSSTLDLPKEAQLWNTELAKTLIFYGPESDARCLENLPSGPERLCLEENTPIKVMEALAQRGCNQVLWECGSSLATKAIQQNCVQELSLFLSPKLLGGVSAMTPLADFGFSSMEQVFKLKEVSSNKSGEDFVLNMLFDNYG; this is translated from the coding sequence ATGGCAACTAATTTAAATTCGCATATATGGGAACCATGGATGTTCCGTGCAATAAATTTAGCTTCTTTGGCTGAAGGTCAAACTAGTCCTAATCCTTTAGTTGGTGCTGTGATATTAGATGAAAAGAATAGACTTGTAGGTGAAGGGTTTCATTTACGCTCTGGAGAGCCTCATGCTGAAATTGGCGCTATAGAACAAGCTGGATCATTAGCAAAAGGCGGGACACTTTTGGTTAATCTTGAGCCATGCTGCCATAGGGGTAAAACGCCTCCTTGCACTGATGCAATACTTCGATCCGGTATCAAAAGAGTTGTTGTTGCAATCCAAGATCCTGATCAAAGGGTCTCCGGCAAAGGAATAGCCTTTTTAAAGGAATCTGGGATTGAAGTTGTTACAGGGATACTGGAGAAGGAAGCTGCTTTTTTGAATAGGGCGTTCATTTTTCGTAATCGAACTGGAAGACCTTGGGGAACACTTAAATGGGCAATGAGCTTTGATGGGAGAATTGGTCTGTCAAATGGAAAAAGTAAATGGATAAGTGGAGAAAAATCCAGGAAAAGGGTTCATTCTCTTCGTGCCAAGAATGATGCTGTAATTGTTGGAGGTGGAACAGTCCGATCTGATAATCCACTTTTAACTACTCGAGGGATTGCTGATATAGAACCTTTAAGAGTTGTCTGCAGCTCAACCCTTGATCTTCCAAAAGAAGCTCAATTGTGGAATACCGAGCTTGCAAAAACCTTGATTTTTTATGGGCCTGAAAGTGATGCCAGGTGTTTAGAAAACTTGCCATCGGGACCAGAGAGACTTTGTCTCGAGGAAAACACCCCTATAAAGGTTATGGAGGCTCTTGCTCAAAGAGGATGCAATCAAGTCTTATGGGAATGTGGTAGTTCACTTGCAACAAAAGCAATACAGCAGAATTGTGTTCAAGAGTTGAGCTTATTTTTATCACCAAAATTGTTAGGAGGAGTTTCTGCAATGACACCATTGGCCGATTTTGGGTTTAGTTCAATGGAACAAGTTTTCAAATTGAAAGAGGTCTCTTCAAATAAATCAGGGGAAGACTTTGTATTAAATATGCTTTTTGATAATTATGGGTAG
- a CDS encoding DUF3122 domain-containing protein, giving the protein MINLSNQKHIKSIIDFGLVLISCALLLLVASPSEAKLEFFQNENDYEMQRSLESLRDLDYQTWQLVVYPKAENQDELVLRIIGFTGSLRLDHPEKLQVKSGIKSWNLSDITLENPQLFEDNRDAAAEFELGPLLMDLKNDRPLRLSLRDGFNELPVPPYLVNEWRSMKKIHLENGN; this is encoded by the coding sequence GTGATTAATCTTTCCAATCAAAAGCATATTAAGTCAATTATTGACTTTGGACTCGTATTAATTTCTTGTGCATTACTCTTACTAGTAGCTTCCCCCTCGGAAGCAAAGTTAGAATTTTTTCAAAATGAAAATGATTATGAAATGCAAAGAAGCTTGGAAAGTTTAAGAGATCTTGACTATCAAACTTGGCAATTAGTTGTTTATCCTAAAGCAGAAAATCAAGATGAATTGGTTCTTAGGATTATAGGATTTACAGGAAGTCTAAGGTTAGATCATCCCGAAAAATTACAGGTAAAATCTGGTATTAAGTCTTGGAACCTTTCAGATATAACTTTAGAGAACCCTCAATTGTTTGAAGATAATCGCGATGCTGCGGCTGAATTTGAACTTGGACCTTTACTAATGGATCTCAAAAATGATCGTCCATTAAGGTTGTCCTTGAGAGACGGTTTTAATGAATTGCCTGTACCTCCTTATCTTGTTAATGAGTGGCGATCAATGAAGAAAATTCATTTAGAAAATGGCAACTAA
- a CDS encoding bifunctional cobalt-precorrin-7 (C(5))-methyltransferase/cobalt-precorrin-6B (C(15))-methyltransferase has product MLRNNINSDKAFLPINVVGVTASGVFGLPLELQQLILSAKNISAPKRILNNFVEWWEHQAANAPSPELFPSDKPNELIEWLKQRNQKTVLLASGDPLWFGIGRVLLNHFPSEQLIFHPSPTSLQLAFAQLKRPWQDTSWISLHGRDASPLFNLLQQRPNAIGILIDPNKGGANEVREILHSSELEDQYAFWIFEKLGHKEERIFRIFSNEKLSKLDPLHLVVLIKEKKIIKTKKELPLFGIEDGFYLQHADRPGLMTKREVRTQVLADLELPETGVIWDIGAGVGTIGLEALRLRPNLKLLMIEKRIGGKELINENAKRLSVKPEIVIEGEALNFLEKESIPIHISKPNRVILGGGNSRKDTLLKIILSFIQPLGIIVIPLATLEHLEKTILVLKEAGCDVKISQHQNFRGVPLMQGTRLLPMNPVFIIKGKLK; this is encoded by the coding sequence ATGCTAAGAAACAATATAAATTCTGACAAAGCTTTTCTTCCAATAAATGTTGTTGGGGTTACAGCCTCAGGAGTTTTCGGTCTTCCATTGGAACTCCAACAATTAATCCTCTCAGCAAAAAATATTTCTGCTCCTAAAAGAATATTAAATAATTTCGTTGAATGGTGGGAGCATCAAGCTGCAAATGCCCCCTCTCCAGAGCTTTTCCCAAGCGATAAACCCAATGAATTAATCGAATGGTTGAAGCAACGAAATCAAAAGACAGTTTTGCTAGCAAGTGGAGACCCTCTTTGGTTTGGAATAGGAAGAGTCCTACTTAATCATTTTCCATCAGAGCAACTAATCTTCCATCCTTCACCTACTTCATTGCAACTAGCTTTTGCGCAATTAAAGAGGCCTTGGCAAGATACAAGCTGGATAAGTTTGCATGGTAGAGATGCCAGCCCTCTCTTTAATCTTTTACAACAAAGGCCTAACGCGATTGGAATACTAATAGATCCAAATAAAGGAGGTGCAAACGAAGTTCGAGAGATACTTCATTCCTCTGAACTTGAAGACCAGTATGCTTTTTGGATATTTGAAAAGTTAGGACACAAAGAAGAACGTATTTTCAGAATATTTTCCAATGAAAAGCTATCAAAGTTAGATCCATTGCATCTAGTAGTTCTTATAAAAGAAAAAAAAATTATCAAGACCAAAAAAGAGCTCCCATTATTTGGAATAGAAGATGGTTTCTATCTGCAACATGCTGATCGACCTGGACTTATGACAAAGCGAGAAGTTCGTACTCAAGTATTAGCAGATCTTGAGCTTCCAGAAACTGGTGTTATTTGGGACATAGGTGCAGGAGTAGGAACTATTGGATTGGAAGCTTTAAGGTTAAGGCCAAACTTAAAATTATTGATGATTGAAAAGCGTATTGGGGGTAAAGAGTTAATCAATGAAAATGCTAAGCGCTTATCTGTTAAGCCAGAAATAGTAATTGAAGGAGAAGCTCTTAATTTTCTAGAAAAAGAATCAATTCCTATTCATATTTCAAAACCAAATAGAGTGATTTTAGGAGGAGGGAATAGTCGTAAAGATACTCTTCTAAAAATAATTCTTAGCTTCATTCAACCTCTAGGGATAATAGTTATCCCTTTAGCAACATTGGAGCATCTTGAAAAAACAATTCTAGTTTTAAAAGAAGCTGGCTGTGATGTGAAAATCAGTCAACATCAAAACTTTAGAGGTGTTCCCTTAATGCAAGGGACTCGTCTTCTTCCAATGAATCCAGTGTTTATTATTAAAGGAAAATTAAAATAA